Below is a genomic region from Pseudomonas frederiksbergensis.
CCGAGAGAAAGCCGTAGCCGGGATGGATCGCGTCCGCGCCGCTGCGCAGTGCGGCATCGATGATCGCCGCGCTGTTCAGGTAGGATTGCGCAACGGCAGCTGGGCCGATGTTTACCGCTTCATCCGCCATGCGTACGTGCAGGGCGTCGGCGTCGGCATCGCTGAATACCGCAACCGTGCGATAGCCTAGCGCCTGGGCGGTACGCTGGATGCGGCAGGCGATTTCACCGCGGTTGGCGATGAGGATTTTGCGCAGGGTGGGCATGTTTGGGTTCCCTTGGTGTATTCGGTATGTGAGGGCCTCATCGCGAGCAAGCTTTGCTCCTAGGGCGCCCAACCCGGTTTGCGTTTCTGCACAAAGGCCATCGTCCCTTCGACACCTTCTGCCCCGGTCACGGCTTCGCTGAACCACTCGGCCGCCTGGTCGAGCAACGGCCCCAGCGGCTGCTCGGTGCTGGCCAGCAACAAGGATTTGGTCGCGGCATTGGCGCCAGGCGCGCAACACAAAACATGGGCGAGCACCGCATCCAGGCGTTCGGCCAGGGCTTGCGCATCGTGTTCGACAAAATGCACCAGCCCCAGACGCCGCGCCTCATGCCCGTCAAAACGCGCGGCGGTCAGCGCCAGGCGTCGTGCCTGAGTCAGGCCGATACGCTGGACCACAAACGGAGCGATTTGCGCCGGCAGCAGGCCGAGGCTGGTTTCCGGCAAGCCGAACTGGGCATTGTGGTCAGTCAGTGCAATGTCGCTGACACAGGCCAGGCCGAACCCACCGCCGAGCACCGCACCCTGCAACACCGTGACCAGCACTTGCGGCGCGTGCTGGGCTTCTTCAAGCAGGGCGCCGAACGCGCGGTTCAACTCGCGGTAAGCCTCTTGGCCTTGAGCGCGGGCATTGGCCATGTCTTTCAAGTCGCCGCCAGCGCAAAAATGCCCGCCGGCACCGCCTAACACTAATGCACGGATGCTGCGGTCATCGCGTACCGCCGCCAGTACCGCACGCAATTCGGTGACCATTTGCAAGCTCATGGCGTTGCGGCAGTCCGGCCGGTTCAACGTGATGTGCAGGACGCCGTTGTGCGGTTCCAGCAGCAGAGTCTGGCAAACGGGCAGAGTGTTCATTTTTTCTTCCCGGGCAGGATGCCCATCAATTTGCAGATGATCCCCAGCATGATCTCGTCGGCACCGCCGCCAATCGACACCAGCCGCACATCGCGGTAGGCGCGGGCTACCGGGTTGTCCCACATGTAGCCCATACCGCCCCAGTATTGCAGGCAACTGTCGCTGACTTCCCGGCCCAGCCGCCCGGCCTTGAGCTTGGCCATCGACGCCAGGCGCGTGACGTCCTGGCCTAGGACGTATTGCTCGGTGGCCTGGTAGACCAGCGCCCGCAAGCATTCGATTTCGGTTGAAAGCTCGGCGAGGCGGAAGTGGATCACCTGGTTGTCGATCAGCGCATTACCGAACGTCTTGCGCTCCTTGCAGTACTCGATGGTGCTGTCGATGCAATACTCCAGACCCTTGATCATGTTCGCTGCACCGAACAGGCGTTCCTCCTGGAATTGCAGCATTTGCATCATGAAGCCAGCACCTTCGTGGCCGATGCGGTTGCGTTGTGGCACCCGCACATTGTCGAAAAACACCTGGGCGGTTTCCGAGCTGCGCATGCCGAGTTTGTCCAGGTGCGAGCTGAGGCTGATGCCGGGGCTGTTCATCGGCACCATGATCAACGATTTGTTGATGTGCGCCTTGTCGTCCGAGGTGTTGGCCAACAGACAGATGAAGTCGGCGCTTGGGGAATTGGTGATCCACATTTTGCTGCCGTTGATCACGTAGTCATCGCCGTCCTTGCGCGCGGTGGTTTTCAGCCCGGCGACATCAGAGCCGGCACCGACCTCCGAGACGCCGATGCAGCCGACCTGTTCACCGGTGATCGCCGGACGGAGGAACTCTTCACGCAGCTCATCGGAGCCGAAACGGGCGAGGGCCGGGGTGCACATGTCGGTCTGCACGCCGATCGACATCGGAATTCCGCCGCAATGAATGGTGCCGAACTCTTCAGCGGCGACAATCGAATAGCTGTAGTCCAGGCCCATGCCGCCGAATTTTTCCGGTTTGGAAATCCCCAGCAAACCAAGCGCGCCGGCCTTGCGGAAAATCTCGTGGATCGGAAAGCGCCCGGCTTTTTCCCACTCATCGACGTACGGGTTGATCTCGCGGTCGACAAAGTTGCGTACGGTACGGCGCAGTGCTTCGTGTTCCTGGGTGAAGATCATTTTTATTGTTCTCCCTAAACCTGGTGGTGATCAGAGCCTCAAAAACGTGCGATACCAAAACTGTTCGGTTGCAGTTGACGAACCTCGGCTTCATGGCAGATATCCAGCAGGTAGCCGAGCAAGGTGCGGGTGTCCCGCGGATCGATCAGCCCGTCGTCCCACAGGTTGGCGCTGCCATAAAGTGCGGTGGACTGGCTGTCGAGTTTTTGCGCGGTGACCTGTTCGAGCATGTCGAGCATCTTCGGGTCCGGGACTAATCCGTCCTTGACCTGCCTGGCTTCGGTGACAATGCGCAGCACCTTGCCGGCTTGGGCGCCGCCCATCACGGCGGTGCGGCTGTTGGGCCAGGCGAAGATGAAACGCGGGTCGAGCCCTCGGCCGCACATCGCATAGTTGCCGGCGCCGTAAGAGCCACCGACCACGATGCTCAGCTTCGGCACCCGCGCGTTGGCGACTGCCTGAATCATCTTCGCGCCGTGTTTGATCACCCCTTGCTGTTCAGACTCGGTGCCGACCATGAAACCGGTGGTGTTATGGAAAAACAGCAGCGGTGTCTGGCTCTGGTCGCAGAGCTGGATGAATTGCGCAGCCTTGCTTGCGCCTTGCGGAGTGATCGGACCGTTGTTGCCGACAAAACCGCAGGGCCGTCCCTGGATCTGCAAATGGCCACAAATCGTCTGCTGATCGAACTCGCCCTTGAATTCGAGAAAGCGTGAACCGTCGGCGATGCGCGCAATGATCTCGCGCACGTCGTAGGGCTTTTTCGGATCGTCCGGAATCACCCCCAGCAGTTCGTCGATCGGGTAGCGCGGCTCGTCCCAAGAGGGGGCGCTGTGCAGGGGTAACCGCGCATTCCACGGTAACAGGCTGACGATTTCGCGTACCAGGCGCACGCCGTCGGCATCGTTTTCGGCCAGGTATTCGGCGGTGCCGGCAGTTTGTGCGTGCATTTCGGCGCCGCCGAGTGCTTCATCCGTGGCGACTTCACCGGTTGCAGCCTTGAGCAGCGGGGGGCCGGCGAGAAACAGCTTGGCCTTACCGCGCACCACCACCAGGTAGTCAGAGAGCCCTGGCTGATAAGCGCCGCCGGCGGTGGCCGAACCGTGCACCACGGTGATTTGCGGCAAGCCCATGGCCGACATCCGCGCCTGATTGGCGAAGCTGCGAGCGCCCTCGATGAAAATCTCTGCGGCGTAATTGAGGTTGGCGCCGCCGCTCTCGGCGAGGGTGATCACCGGCAGTTTGTTTTCCATGGCGATCGTTTGCAGGCGCAGGGATTTTTTCAGGCCGCTGGGGGAAATGGTTCCCCCCTTGATCGCGCTGTTGTTGGCGACCACCAGCACCCGCACGCCTGACACGTAACCAATCCCGGCGATCAATCCGCCCCCGGCCTGGCTGCCATCCTTGTCGTCGTGCAGTTTGTAGCCGGCCAGGGTCGCCAGTTCGAGAAACGGTGCGCCGGGGTCGAGCAGCAGGTTCAACCGTTCGCGAGGCAGGAGTTGTCCGCGTTTGTCGAATTTCGGTTTGGCCTCAGCCGCTTTGGCCAGTAAGTTGCGTTCGAGCTGACGGATCTGCTCGATGCAGCTCAACATCGCCTCGCGGTTCTGTGCGAACTGCGGGCTGTGGGTGTCGAGTTGCGATTCAATCATCGGCATGGATCAGTCCTCGTCTTTGAGCACGTCGGGCAAACGCGCGCGATGGAATCCATTGAACGACTCACTGTGCTGCGCCTTGTGCAGCGGCCAGGCGCGACTGCCAAGGCTCGCCGCACCGTCGATCCGCAACGTACTGCCGCTGATAAAGGACGCTGCCGGGCTCAGCAGGAAAACGATTGCCGCGCTGACTTCCGACTCGGTACCGATGCGTTTGAGCGGTACGTGTTCGCGCAGGGTCGGGATCACTGCTTTGAACGCGCCTTCGTAGGTGTCCATGCCGCTGGAGGCGATCCATCCTGGCGCCACCGCGTTGACCCGTACTCCGGCGTATCCCCACTCAAATGCGGCGGTCTTGGTGAAGTTGTCCATGCCTGAACGTGCGGCACCCGAGTGGCCCATGCCGGGCATGCCGCCCCACATGTCGGCGAGCATGTTGACAATGCTTCCACCGTGCGTGCTCATCGACTGATTG
It encodes:
- a CDS encoding enoyl-CoA hydratase/isomerase family protein is translated as MNTLPVCQTLLLEPHNGVLHITLNRPDCRNAMSLQMVTELRAVLAAVRDDRSIRALVLGGAGGHFCAGGDLKDMANARAQGQEAYRELNRAFGALLEEAQHAPQVLVTVLQGAVLGGGFGLACVSDIALTDHNAQFGLPETSLGLLPAQIAPFVVQRIGLTQARRLALTAARFDGHEARRLGLVHFVEHDAQALAERLDAVLAHVLCCAPGANAATKSLLLASTEQPLGPLLDQAAEWFSEAVTGAEGVEGTMAFVQKRKPGWAP
- the atuD gene encoding citronellyl-CoA dehydrogenase, which produces MIFTQEHEALRRTVRNFVDREINPYVDEWEKAGRFPIHEIFRKAGALGLLGISKPEKFGGMGLDYSYSIVAAEEFGTIHCGGIPMSIGVQTDMCTPALARFGSDELREEFLRPAITGEQVGCIGVSEVGAGSDVAGLKTTARKDGDDYVINGSKMWITNSPSADFICLLANTSDDKAHINKSLIMVPMNSPGISLSSHLDKLGMRSSETAQVFFDNVRVPQRNRIGHEGAGFMMQMLQFQEERLFGAANMIKGLEYCIDSTIEYCKERKTFGNALIDNQVIHFRLAELSTEIECLRALVYQATEQYVLGQDVTRLASMAKLKAGRLGREVSDSCLQYWGGMGYMWDNPVARAYRDVRLVSIGGGADEIMLGIICKLMGILPGKKK
- the atuC gene encoding geranyl-CoA carboxylase subunit beta, translating into MPMIESQLDTHSPQFAQNREAMLSCIEQIRQLERNLLAKAAEAKPKFDKRGQLLPRERLNLLLDPGAPFLELATLAGYKLHDDKDGSQAGGGLIAGIGYVSGVRVLVVANNSAIKGGTISPSGLKKSLRLQTIAMENKLPVITLAESGGANLNYAAEIFIEGARSFANQARMSAMGLPQITVVHGSATAGGAYQPGLSDYLVVVRGKAKLFLAGPPLLKAATGEVATDEALGGAEMHAQTAGTAEYLAENDADGVRLVREIVSLLPWNARLPLHSAPSWDEPRYPIDELLGVIPDDPKKPYDVREIIARIADGSRFLEFKGEFDQQTICGHLQIQGRPCGFVGNNGPITPQGASKAAQFIQLCDQSQTPLLFFHNTTGFMVGTESEQQGVIKHGAKMIQAVANARVPKLSIVVGGSYGAGNYAMCGRGLDPRFIFAWPNSRTAVMGGAQAGKVLRIVTEARQVKDGLVPDPKMLDMLEQVTAQKLDSQSTALYGSANLWDDGLIDPRDTRTLLGYLLDICHEAEVRQLQPNSFGIARF
- a CDS encoding SDR family oxidoreductase; translated protein: MAFDSIFKPDLFVGQTIIVTGGGSGIGRCTAHELAALGAHVLLVGRKPEKLQKVAAEITEDGGKASWQACDVRDEDAVTQLIGQLIMDHGPIHGLVNNAGGQYPAPLASINQKGFETVLRTNLVGGFLMAREVFNQSMSTHGGSIVNMLADMWGGMPGMGHSGAARSGMDNFTKTAAFEWGYAGVRVNAVAPGWIASSGMDTYEGAFKAVIPTLREHVPLKRIGTESEVSAAIVFLLSPAASFISGSTLRIDGAASLGSRAWPLHKAQHSESFNGFHRARLPDVLKDED